In one window of Escherichia coli DSM 30083 = JCM 1649 = ATCC 11775 DNA:
- the lpxT gene encoding Kdo(2)-lipid A phosphotransferase, which yields MIKNLPQIVLLNIVGLALFLSWYIPVNHGFWLPIDADIFYFFNQKLVESKAFLWLVALTNNRAFDGCSLLAMGMLMLSFWLKENAPGRRRIVIIGLVMLLTAVVLNQLGQALIPVKRASPTLTFTDINRVSELLSVPTKDASRDSFPGDHGMMLLIFSAFMWRYFGKVAGLIALIIFVVFAFPRVMIGAHWFTDIIVGSMTVILIGLPWVLLTPLSDRLITFFDKSLPGKNKHFQNK from the coding sequence ATGATTAAAAATTTGCCGCAAATAGTGTTGTTGAATATTGTCGGCCTCGCGCTGTTTCTTTCCTGGTATATTCCCGTTAATCATGGATTCTGGTTGCCGATTGATGCGGATATTTTTTATTTCTTTAATCAGAAACTGGTCGAAAGTAAGGCCTTTTTGTGGCTGGTTGCATTGACCAACAATCGCGCCTTCGACGGTTGTTCACTGCTGGCGATGGGTATGTTGATGCTGAGTTTCTGGCTGAAAGAAAACGCCCCTGGCAGACGACGTATCGTGATTATTGGTCTGGTCATGCTATTAACTGCAGTGGTATTAAACCAGCTGGGTCAGGCATTAATTCCTGTAAAACGGGCCAGCCCAACATTGACTTTTACCGATATTAACCGCGTCAGCGAACTGCTCTCTGTTCCCACGAAAGATGCCTCACGAGATAGCTTTCCCGGCGATCACGGTATGATGCTGCTTATTTTTTCGGCATTCATGTGGCGTTATTTCGGCAAAGTTGCAGGCCTTATCGCCCTTATTATTTTTGTGGTTTTTGCATTTCCCAGAGTAATGATTGGCGCACACTGGTTTACTGACATCATTGTTGGTTCGATGACCGTGATATTGATCGGTTTGCCCTGGGTGTTGCTGACGCCATTAAGTGATCGATTAATCACCTTTTTTGACAAATCACTACCGGGAAAAAACAAACATTTCCAAAACAAATAA
- the yeiR gene encoding zinc-binding GTPase YeiR: MTRTNLITGFLGSGKTTSILHLLAHKDPNEKWAVLVNEFGEVGIDGALLADSGALLKEIPGGCMCCVNGLPMQVGLNTLLRQGKPDRLLIEPTGLGHPKQILDLLTAPVYEPWIDLRATLCILDPRLLLDEKSASNENFRDQLAAADIIVANKSDRATPESEQALERWWQQNGGDRQLIHSEHGKIDGHLLDLPRRNLAELPASAAHSHQHSVKKGLAALSLPEHQRWRRSLNSGQGHQACGWIFDADTVFDTIGILEWARLAPVERVKGVLRIPEGLVRINRQGDDLHIETQNVAPPDSRIELISSSEADWNALQSALLKLRLATPA; encoded by the coding sequence GTGACCAGAACCAACCTCATCACCGGTTTTCTCGGCAGCGGGAAAACTACGTCGATTCTTCATCTGTTAGCCCATAAAGATCCCAACGAAAAATGGGCGGTACTGGTTAATGAATTTGGGGAAGTCGGAATTGATGGTGCTTTGCTCGCCGATAGCGGCGCACTGTTGAAAGAGATCCCCGGCGGCTGCATGTGCTGCGTTAATGGTTTACCCATGCAGGTAGGGTTGAATACCTTACTGCGTCAGGGAAAACCAGACCGCTTGTTGATAGAGCCGACCGGGCTGGGCCATCCGAAACAGATCCTCGATCTCTTAACCGCACCCGTCTATGAACCGTGGATAGATCTGCGCGCCACGTTGTGCATTCTCGATCCACGCCTGTTGCTGGACGAAAAAAGCGCCAGCAATGAAAACTTCCGTGACCAACTGGCTGCCGCAGACATTATTGTCGCCAATAAATCCGACCGTGCGACGCCCGAAAGTGAGCAAGCGCTAGAGCGCTGGTGGCAGCAAAATGGTGGCGATCGGCAATTAATTCACAGCGAGCATGGAAAAATTGACGGTCATCTTCTGGATTTGCCGCGTCGCAATTTAGCCGAGTTGCCCGCCAGCGCCGCGCATTCTCATCAGCATAGCGTGAAAAAAGGGTTAGCAGCGTTAAGCCTGCCAGAGCATCAACGCTGGCGTCGCAGTCTGAACAGCGGACAAGGGCATCAGGCCTGTGGCTGGATATTCGACGCTGATACGGTATTCGACACCATTGGTATTCTGGAATGGGCGCGACTTGCACCGGTGGAACGCGTCAAAGGCGTGCTGCGTATTCCCGAAGGGCTGGTGCGAATCAACCGTCAGGGCGATGACCTGCACATTGAAACGCAAAACGTTGCGCCACCGGACAGTCGTATTGAGCTGATTTCCAGCAGCGAAGCTGACTGGAATGCCTTGCAGAGCGCGCTGTTGAAGCTTCGTTTAGCGACTCCCGCGTAA
- the yeiQ gene encoding mannitol dehydrogenase family protein — MNTIASVTLPHHVHAPRYDRQQLQSRIVHFGFGAFHRAHQALLTDRVLNAQGGDWGICEISLFSGDQLMSQLRAQNHLYTVLEKGADGNQAIIVGAVHECLNAKLDSLAAIIEKFCEPQVAIVSLTITEKGYCIDPAIGALDTSNPRIIHDLQNPEEPHSAPGILVEALKRRRERGLTPFTVLSCDNIPDNGHVVKNAVLGMAEKRSPELAGWIKEHVSFPGTMVDRIVPAATNESLAEISQHLGVNDPCAISCEPFIQWVVEDNFVAGRPAWEVAGVQMVNDVLPWEEMKLRMLNGSHSFLAYLGYLSGFAHISDCMQDRAFRHAARTLMLDEQAPTLRIKDVDLTQYADKLIARFANPALKHKTWQIAMDGSQKLPQRMLAGIRIHLGRETDWSLLALGVAGWMRYVSGVDDAGNAIDVRDPLSDKIRELVAVSSSEQRVTALLSLREIFGDDLPDNPHFVQAIEQAWQQIAQFGAHQALLNTLKI; from the coding sequence ATGAATACAATCGCCTCCGTTACGCTCCCGCATCATGTACACGCTCCACGCTACGATCGACAGCAGTTGCAATCACGTATCGTTCATTTTGGCTTTGGAGCCTTTCACCGCGCACATCAGGCATTACTGACCGATCGTGTGCTGAATGCCCAGGGCGGCGACTGGGGGATCTGTGAAATCAGCTTGTTCAGCGGCGATCAACTGATGAGCCAACTCCGCGCACAGAACCATTTATATACCGTGCTGGAGAAAGGTGCGGACGGCAATCAGGCGATAATTGTCGGTGCCGTTCACGAATGTCTGAATGCAAAACTGGATTCCTTAGCGGCAATTATTGAGAAATTTTGCGAGCCACAGGTGGCAATTGTTTCCCTGACAATTACCGAAAAAGGCTATTGTATTGACCCGGCCATCGGTGCACTCGACACCAGCAATCCGCGTATTATTCACGATCTACAAAACCCTGAAGAACCTCACTCCGCGCCAGGTATTCTCGTCGAAGCACTGAAACGCCGCCGTGAGCGCGGCCTTACACCGTTTACCGTGCTCTCCTGCGACAATATTCCCGACAATGGCCATGTGGTGAAAAACGCGGTGCTGGGAATGGCAGAAAAACGTTCGCCAGAACTCGCCGGGTGGATAAAAGAACACGTCAGTTTTCCGGGAACTATGGTCGACCGCATTGTTCCGGCTGCAACCAACGAATCACTGGCGGAAATAAGCCAGCATCTGGGGGTGAATGATCCCTGCGCGATTAGCTGCGAACCGTTTATCCAGTGGGTGGTTGAAGATAACTTCGTCGCTGGGCGTCCTGCCTGGGAAGTCGCAGGTGTACAAATGGTGAATGATGTCCTGCCATGGGAAGAGATGAAACTGCGTATGCTTAATGGCAGCCACTCTTTTCTCGCTTATCTGGGTTACCTCTCAGGATTCGCCCATATCAGTGATTGCATGCAGGATCGCGCATTTCGCCATGCCGCCAGAACATTAATGCTGGATGAGCAAGCGCCGACACTGCGGATTAAAGATGTCGATTTAACACAATATGCGGATAAGTTAATTGCACGTTTTGCTAATCCGGCACTGAAACATAAGACCTGGCAAATCGCGATGGATGGCAGCCAAAAATTACCGCAACGCATGCTGGCAGGTATTCGCATACATCTGGGGCGCGAAACGGACTGGTCGTTGCTGGCATTAGGCGTTGCAGGCTGGATGCGTTACGTCAGCGGCGTTGATGATGCCGGAAATGCCATTGATGTTCGCGATCCGCTTAGCGATAAAATTCGTGAACTTGTTGCGGTCAGCAGCAGTGAACAACGCGTAACCGCCCTGCTTTCCCTGCGTGAAATTTTCGGTGATGATCTGCCAGATAACCCGCATTTTGTGCAGGCCATCGAACAAGCCTGGCAACAAATCGCACAATTCGGCGCGCATCAGGCGCTATTAAACACCCTCAAAATTTAA
- the yeiP gene encoding elongation factor P-like protein YeiP → MPRANEIKKGMVLNYNGKLLLVKDIDIQSPTARGAATLYKMRFSDVRTGLKVEERFKGDDIVDTVTLTRRYVDFSYVDGNEYVFMDKEDYTPYTFTKDQIEEELLFMPEGGMPDMQVLTWDGQLLALELPQTVDLEIVETAPGIKGASASARNKPATLSTGLVIQVPEYLSPGEKIRIHIEERRYMGRAD, encoded by the coding sequence ATGCCAAGAGCGAACGAAATTAAAAAAGGTATGGTACTGAATTACAACGGCAAACTGCTGCTGGTTAAGGACATTGATATTCAGTCGCCCACTGCCCGCGGTGCCGCTACGCTGTACAAAATGCGTTTTTCTGATGTCCGTACCGGGCTGAAAGTAGAAGAGCGTTTCAAAGGTGATGATATCGTTGACACCGTGACGCTGACCCGCCGTTACGTTGACTTCTCCTATGTCGATGGCAACGAATATGTCTTTATGGATAAAGAAGACTATACCCCGTATACCTTCACCAAAGATCAGATTGAAGAAGAGTTGCTGTTTATGCCTGAGGGCGGCATGCCGGACATGCAGGTGCTGACCTGGGACGGTCAATTGCTGGCGCTTGAGCTGCCGCAGACCGTTGATCTGGAAATCGTTGAAACTGCACCAGGCATCAAAGGGGCATCTGCCAGCGCCCGTAACAAACCGGCGACATTGAGCACTGGTCTGGTGATTCAGGTACCAGAATACTTAAGCCCGGGCGAAAAAATTCGTATCCATATCGAAGAACGCCGTTATATGGGTCGTGCTGACTAA
- the yeiW gene encoding YkgJ family cysteine cluster protein: protein MECRPGCGACCTAPSISSPIPGMPDGKPANTPCIQLDEQQRCKIFTSPLRPKVCAGLQASAEMCGNSRQQAMTWLIDLEMLTAP from the coding sequence ATGGAATGCCGTCCGGGTTGCGGGGCGTGTTGCACTGCCCCTTCAATTTCCAGCCCTATTCCCGGTATGCCAGATGGCAAGCCCGCCAATACGCCCTGCATTCAGCTTGATGAACAGCAACGCTGTAAAATTTTCACCTCGCCACTGCGACCGAAAGTCTGTGCAGGCTTACAAGCCAGCGCTGAAATGTGCGGTAACTCGCGTCAGCAGGCAATGACCTGGCTTATCGATCTGGAAATGCTGACCGCGCCTTAA
- the setB gene encoding sugar efflux transporter SetB, with protein MHNSPAVTSAKSFDLTSTAFLIVAFLTGIAGALQTPTLSIFLTDEVHARPAMVGFFFTGSAVIGILVSQFLAGRSDKRGDRKSLIVFCCLLGVLACTLFAWNRNYFVLLFVGVFLSSFGSTANPQMFALAREHADKTGREAVMFSSFLRAQVSLAWVIGPPLAYALAMGFSFTVMYLSAAVAFIVCGVMVWLFLPSMQKELPLATGTVEAPRRNRRDTLLLFVICTLMWGSNSLYIINMPLFIINELHLPEKLAGVMMGTAAGLEIPTMLIAGYFAKRLGKRFLMRVAAVGGVCFYAGMLMAHSPVILLGLQLLNAIFIGILGGIGMLYFQDLMPGQAGSATTLYTNTSRVGWIIAGSVAGIVAEIWNYHAVFWFAMVMIIATLFCLLRIKDV; from the coding sequence ATGCATAACTCCCCCGCAGTCACCAGCGCGAAATCGTTTGACCTGACCTCGACGGCGTTTTTAATCGTTGCCTTTCTCACCGGTATTGCGGGCGCTCTGCAAACCCCGACACTCAGTATTTTTCTTACTGATGAAGTACATGCCCGTCCGGCGATGGTGGGATTCTTCTTTACCGGCAGCGCTGTCATTGGGATTCTGGTGAGTCAGTTTCTCGCCGGGCGCTCTGATAAGCGCGGCGATCGCAAATCGCTGATTGTCTTTTGCTGCCTGTTAGGCGTGCTGGCCTGCACCCTTTTTGCCTGGAATCGCAACTACTTTGTTTTGCTATTCGTTGGCGTCTTTCTTAGCAGCTTTGGCTCAACCGCTAACCCGCAAATGTTTGCCCTTGCCCGTGAACATGCTGACAAAACCGGACGTGAGGCGGTGATGTTCAGCTCTTTTTTACGCGCTCAGGTTTCACTGGCATGGGTCATTGGCCCACCGCTGGCTTATGCCTTAGCGATGGGTTTCAGCTTTACGGTAATGTATCTGAGCGCAGCGGTAGCGTTTATTGTTTGCGGCGTGATGGTGTGGCTGTTTTTGCCGTCGATGCAAAAAGAGCTTCCGCTGGCGACCGGCACGGTTGAAGCGCCGCGCCGTAACCGTCGCGATACGTTGCTGCTGTTTGTCATTTGTACATTGATGTGGGGCTCGAACAGCCTGTACATCATCAACATGCCGCTATTTATTATCAACGAACTGCATCTTCCCGAGAAACTGGCCGGTGTGATGATGGGGACCGCCGCAGGGCTGGAAATCCCGACCATGTTGATCGCCGGATATTTTGCCAAACGTCTGGGTAAGCGCTTCTTAATGCGCGTTGCTGCCGTGGGTGGCGTCTGTTTTTACGCAGGAATGCTGATGGCGCATTCACCTGTCATTCTGTTGGGCTTGCAGCTGCTAAATGCTATTTTTATTGGCATTCTGGGCGGCATCGGGATGCTCTATTTTCAGGATTTGATGCCCGGTCAGGCAGGTTCAGCCACCACGCTCTATACCAACACGTCGCGCGTGGGCTGGATCATCGCAGGATCAGTGGCGGGCATCGTCGCCGAGATCTGGAATTATCACGCTGTGTTCTGGTTTGCGATGGTGATGATTATCGCTACTCTGTTTTGCTTACTGCGAATTAAAGATGTTTAA
- the fruB gene encoding fused PTS fructose transporter subunit IIA/HPr protein → MFQLSVQDIHPGEKAGDKEEAIRQVAAALVQAGNVAEGYVNGMLAREQQTSTFLGNGIAIPHGTTDTRDQVLKTGVQVFQFPEGVTWGDGQVAYVAIGIAASSDEHLGLLRQLTHVLSDDSVAEQLKSATTAEELRALLMGEKQSEQLKLDNEMLTLDIVASDLLTLQALNAARLKEAGAVDATFVTKAINEQPLNLGQGIWLSDSAEGNLRSAIAVSRAANAFDVDGETAAMLVSVAMNDDQPIAVLKRLADLLLDNKADRLLKADAATLLTLLTSDDAPTDDVLSAEFVVRNEHGLHARPGTMLVNTIKQFNSDITVTNLDGTGKPANGRSLMKVVALGVKKGHRLRFTAQGADAEQALKAIGDAIAAGLGEGA, encoded by the coding sequence ATGTTCCAGTTATCCGTACAGGACATCCATCCGGGCGAAAAGGCCGGAGACAAAGAAGAGGCGATTCGCCAGGTCGCTGCGGCGCTGGTGCAGGCCGGTAATGTAGCTGAAGGCTACGTCAATGGCATGCTGGCGCGCGAACAGCAAACCTCAACGTTCCTCGGCAATGGTATTGCTATTCCACACGGCACTACCGACACCCGCGATCAGGTGCTGAAAACCGGCGTTCAGGTATTTCAGTTCCCGGAAGGCGTCACCTGGGGTGACGGCCAGGTAGCGTACGTGGCGATCGGTATTGCTGCCAGCTCGGATGAACATCTGGGCCTGCTACGCCAGCTGACCCACGTACTGAGCGATGATTCCGTTGCTGAACAACTGAAGTCAGCAACAACAGCAGAAGAACTTCGCGCATTGCTGATGGGCGAAAAGCAGAGTGAGCAGCTGAAGCTCGACAACGAAATGCTGACGTTGGATATCGTCGCCAGCGATCTGCTGACTCTTCAGGCGCTGAACGCTGCGCGTCTGAAAGAGGCGGGGGCAGTTGACGCCACTTTCGTCACCAAAGCCATCAATGAACAACCGCTGAACCTCGGGCAGGGTATCTGGCTGAGCGATAGCGCCGAAGGCAATCTGCGTAGCGCGATTGCGGTAAGCCGTGCGGCAAATGCTTTTGATGTGGACGGCGAAACGGCAGCCATGCTGGTGAGTGTGGCGATGAATGACGATCAGCCCATCGCGGTTCTTAAGCGTCTCGCTGATTTGTTGCTCGATAATAAAGCTGACCGCTTGCTGAAAGCGGATGCGGCAACGTTGCTGACGCTGCTGACCAGCGATGATGCGCCGACCGACGACGTGTTAAGCGCGGAGTTTGTGGTGCGCAATGAACACGGCCTGCATGCTCGTCCAGGTACCATGCTGGTCAATACCATTAAACAATTTAACAGTGATATTACCGTGACAAACCTTGATGGCACCGGCAAACCGGCAAACGGACGTAGTCTGATGAAAGTTGTGGCACTTGGCGTTAAGAAAGGTCATCGCCTACGCTTTACCGCCCAGGGTGCAGATGCTGAACAGGCGCTGAAAGCCATTGGCGACGCTATCGCTGCTGGTCTTGGGGAGGGCGCATAA
- the fruK gene encoding 1-phosphofructokinase, with translation MSRRVATITLNPAYDLVGFCPEIERGEVNLVKTTGLHAAGKGINVAKVLKDLGIDVTVGGFLGKDNQDGFQQLFSELGIANRFQVVQGRTRINVKLTEKDGEVTDFNFSGFEVTPADWERFVTDSLSWLGQFDMVCVSGSLPSGVSPEAFTDWMTRLRSQCPCIIFDSSREALVAGLKAAPWLVKPNRRELEIWAGRKLPEMKDVIEAAHALREQGIAHVVISLGAEGALWVNASGEWIAKPPSVDVVSTVGAGDSMVGGLIYGLLMRESSEHTLRLATAVAALAVSQSNVGITDRPQLAAMMARVDLQPFN, from the coding sequence ATGAGTAGACGTGTTGCTACGATCACCCTTAATCCGGCTTATGACCTTGTTGGTTTCTGCCCGGAAATTGAACGCGGCGAAGTGAACCTGGTGAAAACCACCGGTCTGCATGCGGCGGGTAAAGGCATCAACGTGGCCAAAGTATTAAAAGACCTGGGAATTGATGTCACCGTTGGCGGCTTCCTGGGTAAAGACAATCAGGATGGTTTTCAGCAACTGTTCAGCGAGCTGGGCATTGCCAACCGTTTCCAGGTTGTACAGGGGCGCACCCGAATTAACGTTAAGCTGACGGAAAAAGACGGCGAAGTGACCGACTTCAACTTCTCGGGTTTTGAAGTCACCCCCGCCGACTGGGAACGCTTTGTGACTGATTCTCTGAGCTGGCTCGGTCAGTTCGATATGGTCTGTGTCAGCGGAAGCTTACCGTCAGGCGTCAGCCCGGAAGCGTTCACCGACTGGATGACTCGCCTGCGTAGTCAGTGTCCTTGCATTATCTTTGATAGTAGCCGTGAAGCGTTAGTAGCAGGTTTGAAAGCGGCACCGTGGCTGGTGAAACCTAACCGCCGCGAGCTGGAAATCTGGGCAGGCCGTAAACTGCCTGAAATGAAAGATGTGATTGAAGCTGCGCATGCGCTGCGTGAACAAGGCATCGCGCATGTTGTTATTTCACTGGGTGCCGAAGGCGCGCTTTGGGTTAATGCCTCCGGCGAATGGATCGCCAAACCACCGTCAGTCGATGTCGTAAGCACCGTTGGCGCAGGGGATTCTATGGTTGGTGGCCTGATTTATGGCTTGCTGATGCGTGAATCCAGTGAACACACACTGCGTCTGGCGACAGCTGTTGCAGCCCTGGCGGTAAGTCAAAGCAATGTGGGTATTACCGATCGTCCGCAGTTGGCCGCAATGATGGCGCGCGTCGACTTACAACCTTTTAACTGA
- the fruA gene encoding PTS fructose transporter subunit IIBC — protein MKTLLIIDANLGQARAYMAKTLLGAAARKAKLEIIDNPNDAEMAIVLGDSIPNDSALNGKNVWLGDISRAVAHPELFLSEAKGHAKPYTAPVAATAPVAASGPKRVVAVTACPTGVAHTFMAAEAIETEAKKRGWWVKVETRGSVGAGNAITPEEVAAADLVIVAADIEVDLAKFAGKPMYRTSTGLALKKTAQELDKAVAEATPYEPAGKTQTATTEGKKESAGAYRHLLTGVSYMLPMVVAGGLCIALSFAFGIEAFKEPGTLAAALMQIGGGSAFALMVPVLAGYIAFSIADRPGLTPGLIGGMLAVSTGSGFIGGIIAGFLAGYIAKLISTQLKLPQSMEALKPILIIPLISSLVVGLAMIYLIGKPVAGILDGLTHWLQTMGTANAVLLGAILGGMMCTDMGGPVNKAAYAFGVGLLSTQTYGPMAAIMAAGMVPPLAMGLATMVARRKFDKAQQEGGKAALVLGLCFISEGAIPFAARDPMRVLPCCIVGGALTGAISMAIGAKLMAPHGGLFVLLIPGAITPVLGYLVAIIAGTLVAGLAYAFLKRPETQIVEKNA, from the coding sequence ATGAAAACGCTGCTGATTATTGACGCTAATCTCGGTCAGGCACGCGCCTATATGGCGAAGACCCTGCTGGGCGCGGCGGCGCGAAAAGCAAAACTGGAAATCATCGACAATCCGAACGACGCAGAAATGGCGATTGTTCTCGGTGATTCCATCCCGAATGACAGCGCGCTGAACGGTAAAAATGTCTGGCTGGGTGATATTTCCCGGGCAGTTGCGCACCCTGAGCTGTTCCTGAGTGAAGCCAAAGGCCATGCGAAACCTTACACTGCGCCGGTCGCTGCGACAGCACCGGTTGCTGCCAGCGGTCCGAAACGCGTAGTTGCGGTGACTGCTTGCCCGACTGGCGTAGCACACACCTTTATGGCGGCTGAAGCCATTGAAACCGAAGCGAAAAAACGTGGCTGGTGGGTGAAAGTTGAAACCCGTGGTTCTGTTGGCGCGGGCAATGCAATCACCCCTGAAGAAGTCGCAGCAGCGGATCTGGTGATTGTGGCGGCAGATATCGAAGTGGATCTGGCGAAATTTGCTGGTAAACCGATGTATCGCACCTCTACCGGTCTGGCGCTGAAGAAAACTGCGCAGGAACTGGATAAAGCGGTTGCTGAAGCAACGCCGTATGAACCGGCGGGCAAAACTCAAACAGCGACCACTGAAGGTAAGAAAGAGAGTGCAGGTGCTTACCGTCACTTGCTGACGGGCGTCTCTTACATGCTGCCGATGGTTGTTGCAGGTGGTCTGTGTATCGCGCTTTCTTTTGCTTTTGGTATCGAAGCGTTTAAAGAGCCGGGTACGTTGGCAGCGGCGCTGATGCAGATTGGTGGTGGTTCAGCCTTTGCGCTGATGGTGCCGGTACTGGCAGGTTATATTGCCTTCTCCATTGCCGATCGTCCGGGTCTCACGCCGGGTCTGATTGGCGGTATGCTGGCGGTTAGCACCGGTTCTGGCTTCATTGGTGGTATTATTGCGGGCTTCCTGGCGGGTTACATTGCGAAGTTAATCAGTACGCAACTGAAACTGCCACAGAGTATGGAGGCACTGAAACCGATCCTGATCATTCCGCTAATTTCCAGTCTGGTGGTCGGTCTGGCGATGATCTACCTAATCGGTAAACCGGTTGCTGGCATTCTCGATGGGTTGACTCACTGGCTGCAGACCATGGGGACTGCGAATGCGGTTCTGCTGGGGGCGATCCTCGGTGGCATGATGTGTACTGACATGGGCGGTCCGGTAAACAAAGCAGCGTACGCATTCGGTGTGGGTCTGCTGAGTACTCAAACCTATGGCCCGATGGCGGCGATTATGGCGGCAGGTATGGTGCCACCGCTGGCAATGGGTCTGGCAACAATGGTGGCGCGTCGCAAATTCGACAAAGCGCAGCAGGAAGGTGGCAAAGCCGCTCTGGTACTTGGTCTGTGCTTTATTTCGGAAGGTGCAATTCCGTTTGCTGCTCGTGATCCGATGCGTGTGCTACCGTGCTGTATCGTTGGTGGGGCGCTGACTGGCGCAATCTCAATGGCGATTGGTGCGAAACTGATGGCACCACACGGTGGTCTGTTTGTTCTGCTGATCCCTGGCGCTATTACGCCGGTATTGGGTTACCTGGTAGCAATTATTGCCGGTACGCTGGTGGCGGGTTTGGCCTATGCCTTCCTCAAACGCCCGGAAACACAAATAGTAGAAAAAAACGCATAA
- the psuK gene encoding pseudouridine kinase codes for MREKDYIVIIGSANIDVAGYSHHPLNYADSNPGKIKFTPGGVGRNIAHNLALLGKNAWLLSAVGGDFYGQSLLAQTNQSGVYVDKCLIVPGENTSSYLSLLDNTGEMLVAINDMSISDCISAEFLAQHQEFIRGAKVIVADCNLSEEALVWVLENSGETPVFIDPVSAWKCVKIRDHLSKIHTLKPNRLEAETLSGIALSGREDVAKVAAWFHQHGLNRLVLSMGGDGVYYSDINGESGWSAPIKTNVINVTGAGDAMMAGLASCWVDGMPFIDSVRFAQGCSSMALACEYTNNPELSIANVTSLVENTECLN; via the coding sequence ATGCGCGAAAAGGACTACATAGTAATTATTGGCTCGGCGAATATTGATGTGGCTGGGTATTCACATCATCCATTGAATTATGCGGATTCGAATCCCGGAAAAATTAAATTTACCCCAGGTGGCGTGGGAAGGAATATCGCTCATAATCTGGCGTTACTGGGGAAAAATGCCTGGCTTTTAAGTGCAGTAGGTGGTGATTTTTATGGGCAATCATTACTGGCGCAAACTAATCAATCCGGTGTTTATGTCGATAAATGCTTAATTGTTCCGGGTGAGAATACATCCAGCTATTTATCACTGCTCGATAATACAGGAGAAATGCTTGTCGCGATAAATGATATGAGTATTAGTGACTGTATTTCTGCAGAATTTCTTGCCCAGCATCAGGAGTTTATTCGCGGTGCAAAGGTTATTGTCGCGGATTGCAACCTTAGTGAAGAGGCGCTGGTCTGGGTTCTGGAAAATAGCGGGGAAACGCCTGTATTTATTGATCCGGTATCGGCATGGAAATGCGTCAAAATCCGCGATCATCTGAGCAAAATCCATACGTTAAAACCTAACCGTCTTGAAGCCGAAACGTTGAGCGGAATTGCACTTTCCGGACGTGAAGATGTCGCAAAGGTCGCCGCCTGGTTTCATCAACACGGCCTGAACCGCCTGGTGCTTAGCATGGGAGGGGATGGCGTTTACTACAGTGATATCAACGGTGAAAGTGGGTGGTCGGCCCCTATTAAAACGAATGTCATCAATGTTACTGGGGCAGGCGACGCCATGATGGCGGGGCTGGCCTCCTGTTGGGTAGACGGTATGCCGTTTATCGATTCTGTTCGATTTGCGCAGGGATGTTCGTCAATGGCACTTGCCTGTGAATATACCAACAACCCTGAATTATCAATTGCCAATGTTACATCGTTAGTGGAGAACACAGAATGTCTGAATTAA